One region of Streptococcus salivarius genomic DNA includes:
- a CDS encoding phospho-sugar mutase, translating into MSYTENYQKWLDFAELPAYLRDELVAMDEKTKEDAFYTNLEFGTAGMRGLIGAGTNRINIYVVRQATEGLAQLIDSKGEEAKKRGVAIAYDSRHFSPEFAFESAQVLAAHGIKSYVFESLRPTPELSFAVRHLHTFAGIMVTASHNPAPFNGYKVYGEDGGQMPPADADALTDYIRAIENPFTVQLADLEESKASGLIEVIGENVDAEYLKEVKGVNINQDLINEYGRDMKIVYTPLHGTGEMLARRALAQAGFEAVQVVEAQAVPDADFSTVKSPNPESQAAFALAEELGRKVDADVLVATDPDADRLGVEIRQPDGSYLNLSGNQIGAIIAKYILEAHKTAGTLPANAALCKSIVSTELVTKIAESYGATMFNVLTGFKFIGEKIHEFETQHNHTYMLGFEESFGYLIKPFVRDKDAIQAVLIVAEIAAYYRSRGMTLADGIEEIYKQYGYFAEKTISVTLSGVDGAAEIKKIMDKFRDNAPKQFNNTDIAKTEDFLEQTATTADGVEKLTTPPSNVLKYILADDSWFAVRPSGTEPKIKFYIATVGESEADAKEKIANIEAEINAFVGE; encoded by the coding sequence ATGTCTTACACTGAAAATTATCAAAAATGGCTCGACTTTGCTGAATTGCCTGCTTACCTTCGTGATGAGTTGGTCGCAATGGATGAAAAAACGAAAGAAGATGCCTTCTATACCAACCTTGAATTCGGTACAGCTGGTATGCGTGGATTGATTGGTGCCGGTACTAACCGCATTAACATTTACGTTGTTCGCCAAGCAACTGAAGGTTTGGCCCAATTGATTGACTCAAAAGGGGAAGAAGCTAAAAAACGTGGTGTTGCTATTGCTTACGATAGCCGTCACTTCTCTCCTGAGTTTGCTTTTGAATCTGCTCAAGTTTTGGCTGCTCATGGTATCAAATCTTATGTATTTGAAAGCCTACGTCCAACACCTGAATTGTCATTTGCTGTTCGTCATCTCCACACATTTGCTGGTATCATGGTAACAGCTAGCCACAACCCTGCTCCATTTAATGGTTACAAGGTATACGGTGAAGACGGTGGACAAATGCCACCTGCAGATGCCGATGCTTTGACAGATTACATCCGCGCTATCGAAAATCCATTCACTGTCCAATTGGCTGACCTTGAAGAAAGCAAAGCTAGCGGCTTGATTGAAGTTATCGGTGAAAACGTCGACGCTGAATACTTGAAAGAAGTCAAAGGCGTTAACATCAACCAAGACTTGATCAATGAATACGGTCGCGACATGAAGATTGTCTACACACCACTTCATGGTACCGGCGAAATGTTGGCTCGTCGTGCCCTTGCCCAAGCTGGATTTGAAGCAGTTCAAGTTGTTGAAGCTCAAGCCGTTCCAGATGCTGACTTCTCAACCGTTAAATCTCCAAACCCTGAAAGCCAAGCTGCCTTTGCTCTTGCTGAAGAACTTGGTCGCAAAGTAGACGCTGATGTATTGGTTGCAACTGACCCAGATGCTGACCGCCTTGGTGTTGAAATCCGCCAACCAGATGGTTCTTACCTCAACCTTTCTGGTAACCAAATCGGAGCTATCATTGCTAAATATATTCTTGAAGCTCACAAAACAGCTGGTACCCTTCCTGCCAATGCTGCCCTCTGTAAATCAATCGTATCAACTGAGTTGGTTACTAAGATTGCAGAAAGCTACGGCGCAACTATGTTTAACGTCTTGACTGGTTTCAAATTTATCGGTGAAAAAATTCATGAATTTGAAACACAACACAACCACACTTACATGCTTGGTTTCGAAGAAAGCTTCGGTTACCTCATCAAACCATTCGTACGTGACAAAGACGCTATCCAAGCTGTTCTTATCGTTGCTGAAATCGCTGCTTACTACCGTTCACGTGGCATGACTTTGGCAGACGGTATCGAAGAAATCTACAAACAATATGGTTACTTCGCAGAAAAAACTATCTCTGTTACCCTTTCAGGTGTTGACGGAGCTGCTGAAATCAAGAAAATCATGGATAAATTCCGTGACAATGCTCCTAAACAATTCAACAACACAGACATTGCTAAGACAGAAGACTTCTTGGAACAAACAGCTACTACTGCTGACGGCGTTGAAAAATTAACAACTCCTCCAAGTAACGTACTTAAATACATCTTGGCTGATGATTCATGGTTTGCCGTTCGTCCTTCAGGTACAGAACCAAAAATCAAATTCTACATTGCTACAGTTGGTGAATCTGAAGCAGATGCTAAAGAAAAAATTGCTAACATCGAAGCAGAAATCAATGCTTTCGTAGGCGAATAA
- the metF gene encoding methylenetetrahydrofolate reductase [NAD(P)H], with protein sequence MTSQTPSLSFEVFPPNPAVGNEKILRALEDMQGLAPHFISVTASNNKYNIKETTVPLADHIQNDLAIPTIAHLPAIYLSKEKVADTLRDLDAVGVHRILALRGDIIPGVEPLKDFRYATDLIEFIKDQAPQFDIIGACYPEGHPDSANQISDIQNLKKKVDAGCSSLVTQLFFDNERFYDFQDKCTLAGIDVPIHAGIMPILNRNQALRLLKTCENIHLPRKFRAILDKYEHDPESLRAAGLAYAIDQIVDLVTQDVAGVHLYTMNNAETARHIHEATHSLFKHHSQVGAL encoded by the coding sequence ATGACAAGCCAAACACCATCACTCTCTTTTGAAGTATTTCCACCCAACCCAGCAGTGGGTAATGAAAAAATTCTACGTGCCCTCGAGGATATGCAAGGATTGGCCCCACACTTTATCAGTGTGACAGCTAGTAATAACAAATATAATATCAAAGAGACGACGGTTCCTTTGGCAGATCATATTCAAAATGACCTAGCTATCCCAACGATTGCTCACCTTCCAGCTATCTATTTGAGTAAAGAAAAGGTTGCTGATACCTTACGTGACTTGGATGCTGTTGGTGTACACCGTATCTTAGCCCTACGTGGCGATATTATCCCAGGTGTTGAACCTCTTAAAGATTTTAGATATGCAACTGATTTGATTGAGTTTATCAAGGACCAAGCTCCTCAATTTGATATCATCGGTGCCTGCTATCCTGAAGGGCATCCCGATTCAGCAAATCAAATCTCTGATATCCAAAACCTCAAGAAAAAGGTTGATGCAGGTTGTTCTAGCCTTGTAACCCAACTCTTCTTTGATAATGAGCGTTTCTATGATTTTCAAGATAAATGTACCTTGGCTGGCATTGACGTACCAATTCATGCTGGAATTATGCCTATCTTGAATCGTAACCAAGCTCTACGTTTGCTTAAGACTTGTGAAAATATCCATTTGCCACGTAAGTTCCGTGCCATTTTGGATAAGTATGAACATGATCCTGAGTCACTTAGAGCGGCAGGTCTTGCCTATGCTATTGACCAGATTGTCGACCTTGTTACTCAAGATGTTGCAGGCGTTCACCTCTATACCATGAATAATGCAGAAACTGCTCGTCATATTCATGAAGCTACTCATTCCTTGTTTAAGCATCATTCACAAGTTGGCGCTCTATAA
- the pabB gene encoding aminodeoxychorismate synthase component I: MHKKTVIDFKELGVRQIFTDAIKELKTKDIKEVKHLLAEVEAYQNKGYYAVGYLSYEAAPAFETKFQVIDGPLMSEYLLYFTIHETVQTEPIPLAYEPITLPKSWLELTSAEEYKAAIEQIHHHIRQGDTYQVNYTVQLQQKLTADPFAIYNRLVVEQNAHYNAFIQHDDVSIISISPELFFKKDGDRLTTRPMKGTTNRGLTTETDLKQAQWLAQDQKNRSENMMIVDLLRNDMNRISKIGSEDVKSLCQVEQYSTVWQMTSTIETQLLPNSSLSDVFQALFPCGSITGAPKIATMEIIKKVEKQPRGVYCGAIGILVPKGPSIFNVAIRTLQMKGTKAIYGVGGGITWDSNWEAEYEETKQKAAVLYRQNPRFDLISTGRVHQGKLLFLEEHMKRLQESSRYFDYPFNVEKAHYQVEILCQSLDFDKDYRLKMSLAKDGELQFEHTQLTNLSNDFCQARLVEQRHPLDSPYTFFKTSYRPHLSIEPHEQIYYNHEGQLLETSIGNIVLKIEDQLYTPPVHLGLLNGIYRQSLIADNKLKEKVLTVKDMEQAQAIYGCNAVRGLYELKVEG; the protein is encoded by the coding sequence ATGCATAAGAAAACTGTTATTGATTTTAAGGAACTTGGTGTCAGACAAATCTTTACAGACGCCATTAAAGAACTAAAAACAAAGGACATTAAGGAAGTTAAGCATCTTTTAGCTGAAGTCGAAGCCTATCAAAATAAGGGCTATTATGCAGTAGGTTATCTTTCCTATGAAGCTGCCCCTGCCTTCGAGACAAAATTTCAGGTTATTGATGGTCCATTAATGTCAGAGTATCTCCTCTACTTCACTATTCATGAAACTGTTCAAACAGAGCCTATTCCACTTGCTTATGAGCCAATTACCTTACCAAAATCTTGGCTAGAGCTAACTTCTGCAGAGGAATACAAGGCTGCTATTGAGCAAATACACCACCATATTCGACAAGGTGATACTTATCAGGTCAATTATACTGTTCAACTTCAACAGAAGCTGACAGCTGATCCCTTTGCCATCTATAACCGATTGGTTGTTGAGCAAAATGCACATTACAATGCCTTTATTCAGCACGATGATGTTTCTATCATTTCCATAAGCCCAGAACTCTTCTTTAAAAAAGATGGTGATAGACTGACCACTCGTCCAATGAAAGGTACCACCAATCGTGGTTTGACAACTGAAACTGACCTCAAACAAGCCCAATGGCTAGCTCAGGATCAGAAAAATCGCTCTGAAAATATGATGATTGTCGATCTTCTTAGAAATGACATGAATCGTATTTCAAAAATAGGAAGTGAAGATGTCAAGAGTCTTTGCCAAGTTGAACAATACTCTACGGTTTGGCAAATGACTTCGACTATTGAGACGCAACTCCTACCAAATAGTAGTTTAAGCGATGTCTTCCAAGCCCTTTTTCCATGCGGCTCGATTACAGGTGCTCCCAAAATAGCAACCATGGAGATTATTAAGAAGGTTGAAAAACAGCCTCGAGGTGTCTATTGTGGAGCTATTGGTATCTTGGTGCCAAAGGGACCTAGTATTTTTAACGTGGCTATTCGGACACTACAAATGAAAGGAACCAAGGCTATCTATGGTGTCGGAGGAGGTATTACCTGGGACAGCAACTGGGAAGCTGAATATGAAGAAACCAAGCAAAAAGCTGCTGTTCTATACCGTCAGAACCCAAGATTTGATCTCATCTCAACTGGTCGTGTCCATCAAGGAAAACTGTTATTTCTTGAGGAGCATATGAAACGCTTGCAAGAGAGTAGTCGCTACTTTGACTATCCTTTCAATGTGGAAAAAGCACACTATCAAGTCGAAATTCTGTGCCAATCACTAGACTTTGACAAAGATTACCGTCTTAAAATGTCACTTGCAAAAGATGGTGAACTGCAGTTTGAACATACCCAATTAACAAACTTATCCAATGACTTCTGCCAAGCAAGGTTAGTTGAGCAAAGGCATCCGTTGGATAGCCCCTATACCTTCTTCAAAACAAGTTACCGTCCTCACCTTAGTATCGAACCTCACGAACAAATCTATTATAATCATGAGGGGCAACTCCTAGAAACCTCTATCGGTAACATTGTGCTTAAAATCGAGGACCAACTCTACACACCACCCGTTCACCTCGGCCTCTTAAATGGCATCTACAGACAAAGCCTAATTGCTGATAATAAGCTTAAAGAAAAAGTCTTGACCGTAAAAGATATGGAACAGGCTCAGGCCATCTACGGATGCAATGCGGTGAGAGGCTTGTATGAATTGAAGGTGGAAGGATAG
- the metE gene encoding 5-methyltetrahydropteroyltriglutamate--homocysteine S-methyltransferase — MSTTIIGFPRLGEFRELKFTTEKYFRNEITADELLAAAKDLRAKHWNIVKEKGITEIPSNDFSHYDNFLDAAFLFNVVPESVQNLDLSDLERYFALARGYQGEKGDVRALPMKKWFNTNYHYIVPKFEKTTEVKLAGHKIFDEYQEAKELGLNTRPVVVGPFTFLQLSDFEDGVKAEDFVDSFVSAYQDVFAKLAELGATRIQLDEPALVKDLTSEEKALFLNLYNKLLADKKGLEVLIQTYFGDVRDIYNDLVNLPVDGIGLDFVEGKKTLELVKGGFPADKILYAGIVNGKNIWRNNYEKSLAILEQVPAENVVLTTSCSLLHVPFTTANEDFEPAILDHFAFAVEKLGELRDLDAIRNGQGAEALAANKELFATERVGENAELRARIAGLTEADYTRLPAFAEREAIQKDAFKLPLLPTTTIGSFPQTKEVRAKRLAFRKNELSQEEYDAFLAEITDEWIKWQEEVGFDVLVHGEFERNDMVEYFGQNLSGYLFSKNGWVQSYGMRGVKPPIIWGDVTRLNPITVKWSSYAQSRTDKPVKGMLTGPVTILNWSFPREDISIKDSTLQIALAIKDEVLDLEAAGVKIIQIDEAALREKLPLRRSDWYEDYLDWAIPAFRLVHSTVAPDTQIHTHMCYSEFTDIIPAIDNLDADVISFEASRSNLEILDELKAQNFQTEVGPGVYDIHSPRVPQDGEIDHTIEAILAKVPSGKVWINPDCGLKTRGIKETKESLIKLVEAAKAARENL, encoded by the coding sequence ATGTCAACTACTATCATTGGTTTCCCACGTTTGGGTGAATTCCGCGAATTAAAATTTACAACAGAAAAATACTTTAGAAATGAAATTACTGCAGATGAACTTTTAGCAGCAGCCAAAGACTTGCGTGCAAAACACTGGAATATTGTTAAAGAGAAGGGGATCACTGAAATTCCTTCAAATGATTTTTCACATTACGATAACTTCCTTGATGCAGCTTTCCTTTTCAACGTCGTACCTGAATCTGTTCAAAACTTGGACTTGTCTGATCTTGAACGTTACTTCGCTTTGGCGCGTGGTTACCAAGGTGAAAAAGGGGATGTACGTGCCCTTCCTATGAAAAAATGGTTTAATACTAACTACCATTACATCGTTCCTAAATTTGAAAAAACAACAGAAGTTAAACTTGCTGGTCACAAGATTTTTGATGAGTACCAAGAAGCAAAAGAATTGGGTCTTAATACACGTCCAGTTGTGGTTGGACCATTCACATTCCTTCAATTGTCTGACTTTGAAGATGGTGTAAAAGCTGAAGACTTCGTAGATAGCTTTGTTTCTGCATACCAAGATGTTTTTGCAAAATTGGCAGAGCTTGGTGCTACTCGTATTCAACTCGATGAGCCAGCTCTTGTTAAAGATTTGACATCTGAAGAAAAAGCTCTCTTCTTGAACCTCTACAACAAGCTCTTGGCTGATAAGAAAGGCCTTGAAGTTTTGATTCAAACTTACTTTGGTGATGTTCGTGATATCTACAATGACCTTGTGAACTTGCCAGTTGATGGTATTGGTCTTGACTTTGTTGAAGGTAAGAAAACTCTTGAATTGGTTAAAGGTGGTTTCCCAGCTGATAAGATTCTCTATGCCGGTATCGTCAATGGTAAAAACATCTGGCGTAACAACTACGAGAAGAGCCTTGCAATTCTTGAACAAGTTCCAGCTGAAAATGTTGTTTTGACAACCTCTTGCTCACTTCTCCATGTACCATTTACAACTGCTAATGAAGATTTTGAACCAGCTATTTTGGACCACTTCGCCTTTGCGGTTGAAAAATTGGGTGAATTGCGTGACTTGGATGCCATCCGCAATGGTCAAGGTGCAGAAGCCCTTGCTGCTAACAAAGAACTCTTTGCGACTGAGCGTGTTGGTGAAAATGCTGAGCTTCGTGCTCGTATTGCAGGTTTGACTGAAGCTGATTACACTCGTTTGCCAGCGTTTGCAGAACGTGAAGCGATTCAAAAGGATGCTTTCAAACTTCCATTGCTTCCAACAACAACTATCGGTTCATTCCCTCAAACTAAGGAAGTTCGTGCTAAACGTTTGGCTTTCCGTAAGAATGAATTGTCACAAGAAGAATACGATGCTTTCCTTGCTGAAATCACTGATGAATGGATTAAATGGCAAGAAGAAGTTGGATTTGACGTTCTTGTTCATGGTGAGTTTGAACGTAATGACATGGTTGAGTACTTCGGTCAGAACTTGTCAGGTTACCTCTTCTCTAAAAATGGTTGGGTTCAATCATACGGTATGCGTGGGGTTAAACCACCAATCATTTGGGGTGATGTCACTCGTCTTAACCCAATCACTGTTAAATGGTCTAGCTACGCACAAAGCCGTACAGACAAACCTGTTAAAGGTATGTTGACTGGACCTGTAACTATCCTTAACTGGTCATTCCCACGTGAGGACATCTCTATTAAGGATTCAACTCTTCAAATTGCTCTTGCAATCAAAGACGAAGTGCTTGACCTTGAAGCTGCAGGCGTGAAAATTATCCAAATTGACGAAGCTGCTCTTCGTGAAAAATTGCCACTCCGTCGTAGTGACTGGTATGAGGATTACCTCGACTGGGCAATTCCAGCTTTCCGTTTGGTACACTCAACTGTAGCACCAGACACACAAATCCACACTCACATGTGTTACTCAGAATTTACAGATATCATTCCAGCCATCGACAACTTGGATGCTGACGTTATCTCATTTGAAGCTAGTCGTTCAAATCTTGAAATCTTGGATGAACTTAAAGCACAAAACTTCCAAACAGAAGTTGGACCTGGGGTTTACGATATCCACTCACCACGTGTCCCACAAGACGGTGAAATTGACCACACTATCGAAGCAATCTTGGCTAAAGTACCAAGTGGTAAAGTCTGGATTAACCCTGACTGTGGTTTGAAGACTCGCGGAATCAAAGAAACTAAAGAAAGCTTAATCAAGCTTGTAGAAGCTGCAAAAGCAGCTCGCGAAAACTTGTAA
- the coaC gene encoding phosphopantothenoylcysteine decarboxylase → MTKRIILAVSGSISAYKAADLTSRLKKKGYDVHVIMTEAAQAFITPLTLQVLSKNPVHTDVMEEKLAERINHIDLGKEADLFVVAPASANTIAKLAYGLADNMLTATALALPSTTPKLIAPAMNTKMYENPLTKKNLNTLHDLGYQEILPKSGLLACGDTGRGALADIDDIIESIDNALTK, encoded by the coding sequence ATGACTAAACGTATCATCCTTGCTGTTTCAGGATCAATATCTGCCTATAAAGCAGCTGATCTAACAAGTAGGTTAAAGAAAAAAGGTTATGACGTTCACGTCATTATGACTGAAGCTGCTCAAGCCTTTATCACCCCTCTGACACTTCAAGTCCTTTCGAAGAACCCTGTTCACACTGATGTCATGGAAGAAAAATTGGCTGAACGTATTAATCATATTGACTTAGGTAAAGAAGCTGACCTCTTTGTTGTAGCTCCAGCTTCAGCAAATACCATTGCCAAATTAGCATATGGTCTAGCCGATAATATGCTTACTGCTACTGCTTTAGCTTTACCTAGCACCACCCCAAAACTAATTGCCCCTGCAATGAATACGAAAATGTATGAAAATCCACTGACTAAGAAGAATCTAAATACTTTGCATGACCTTGGCTACCAAGAAATTCTTCCAAAATCAGGTTTACTGGCTTGTGGAGATACAGGACGTGGTGCCTTAGCTGATATTGATGACATTATTGAATCCATTGACAATGCTTTAACAAAATAG
- a CDS encoding response regulator transcription factor — MIKILLVEDDLSLSNSVFDFLDDFADVMQVFDGDEGLYEAESGVYDLILLDLMLPEKDGFTVLRELREKGVTTPVLIMTAKESLDDKGHGFELGADDYLTKPFYLEELKMRIQALLKRSGKFDQNTLSFGDVRVNLATNSTFVGDKEVELLGKEFDLLVYFLQNQNVILPKSQIFDRLWGFDSDTTVSVVEVYVSKIRKKLKGTDFAANLQTLRSVGYILKNAD; from the coding sequence ATGATTAAAATACTACTAGTAGAAGATGATTTGAGTTTGTCGAACTCAGTTTTTGATTTTTTAGATGACTTTGCTGATGTGATGCAAGTCTTTGATGGAGATGAAGGTCTCTACGAAGCTGAAAGTGGCGTCTATGATTTGATTCTTTTAGACCTTATGTTACCTGAAAAAGATGGTTTCACGGTTCTTAGAGAATTACGTGAAAAAGGTGTAACAACTCCTGTACTTATCATGACGGCTAAGGAAAGTCTAGATGATAAGGGTCATGGCTTTGAACTGGGTGCAGACGACTATCTAACCAAACCTTTCTATTTAGAAGAGTTGAAGATGCGTATTCAAGCACTTTTGAAACGATCTGGTAAATTTGACCAAAACACACTTTCTTTTGGTGATGTTCGTGTCAATCTTGCTACAAATTCAACCTTTGTGGGGGATAAAGAAGTAGAACTTCTTGGTAAAGAGTTTGATTTATTAGTTTACTTCTTACAAAATCAAAACGTAATTTTGCCTAAGTCACAAATTTTTGACCGTCTTTGGGGATTTGATAGTGATACCACAGTATCAGTTGTTGAGGTTTATGTTTCTAAAATTCGTAAGAAACTTAAAGGAACAGACTTTGCTGCCAATCTCCAAACCTTGAGAAGTGTGGGGTATATTTTGAAGAATGCTGACTAA
- a CDS encoding ECF transporter S component, with the protein MNKKNKANQTAQLSLLIATMVVIEVLSQTIFAAFVLPIKPTLTHIPVIIASIVYGPKIGAYLGGFMGIMSIIRNTVIYTVSSYLFSPFVEGGTWASAVIAIVPRILIGIFPYFVYKLLQNRLGLMLSGVLGAFTNTFFVLLGIYFLIPNFYTAGGKTLMATIFTTNSIAEMIIAGLLTLSITPVLLRLKK; encoded by the coding sequence ATGAATAAGAAAAATAAAGCAAACCAAACGGCTCAGTTATCCCTCTTGATAGCTACAATGGTTGTAATCGAAGTACTCAGTCAAACCATCTTTGCTGCTTTTGTACTTCCAATCAAACCAACCCTAACCCATATCCCAGTTATTATCGCTAGCATCGTCTACGGTCCTAAAATTGGAGCTTATTTGGGTGGCTTCATGGGAATTATGAGTATTATTCGAAACACTGTTATCTATACGGTTAGTAGCTATCTCTTTAGTCCTTTTGTTGAAGGGGGAACTTGGGCATCTGCAGTCATTGCCATCGTTCCTCGTATCCTGATCGGTATTTTCCCTTACTTTGTCTACAAATTACTTCAAAACCGTCTAGGTCTGATGCTATCTGGGGTTTTAGGTGCTTTCACAAATACATTTTTCGTACTTCTCGGCATCTATTTCCTAATCCCTAACTTCTACACAGCAGGTGGCAAAACACTGATGGCAACCATTTTCACAACAAATTCGATTGCTGAAATGATTATCGCCGGTCTGTTAACTCTAAGTATCACACCAGTGTTACTGCGATTGAAAAAATAA
- a CDS encoding formate--tetrahydrofolate ligase → MKTDIEIAQSVELKPITEVVEKVGIGFDDLELYGKYKAKLSFDKINAVKDNKPGKLILVTAINPTPAGEGKSTMSIGLADALNKIGKKTMIALREPSLGPVMGIKGGAAGGGYAQVLPMEDINLHFTGDMHAITTANNALSALLDNHIHQGNALGIDQRRIIWKRVVDLNDRALRHVNVGLGGPLNGIPREDGFDITVASEIMAILCLATDINDLKERLANIVVAYRYDRTPVYVRDLEIEGALTLILKDAIKPNLVQTIYGTPALVHGGPFANIAHGCNSVLATATALRLADYTITEAGFGADLGAEKFLDIKTPNLPTTPDAVVIVATLRALKMHGGVAKTDLSEENVQAVRDGFANLKRHVENVRKFGLPAVVAINEFVADTEAEIAALKELCAEIDVPVELASVWANGADGGIDLANAVVDAVENGNADYKRLYSDDDSLEEKITKIVTEIYGGKSVVFEKKAKNQLKQFAEFGWDKLPVCMAKTQYSFSDNQFLLGAPEGFDITIREFVPKTGAGFIVALTGDVMTMPGLPKAPAALKMDVAEDGTAVGLF, encoded by the coding sequence ATGAAAACAGATATCGAAATTGCTCAAAGTGTAGAATTAAAACCAATCACAGAAGTAGTTGAAAAAGTTGGAATCGGCTTTGACGATTTGGAACTCTACGGAAAATATAAGGCAAAATTGTCATTTGATAAAATCAATGCTGTCAAAGACAATAAGCCAGGAAAATTGATTTTGGTGACAGCTATCAACCCAACACCAGCTGGTGAAGGGAAATCAACCATGTCAATTGGTCTTGCAGATGCTCTTAACAAAATTGGTAAGAAAACAATGATTGCCCTTCGTGAACCATCACTTGGTCCGGTTATGGGAATCAAAGGTGGTGCTGCAGGTGGTGGTTACGCTCAAGTGCTTCCGATGGAAGATATCAACCTCCACTTCACAGGGGATATGCACGCTATTACTACAGCGAATAATGCTTTGTCAGCCCTTCTTGACAACCATATTCATCAAGGAAATGCTCTCGGCATTGACCAACGCCGTATCATTTGGAAACGTGTGGTTGACCTTAATGACCGTGCGCTTCGTCATGTAAACGTTGGTCTTGGCGGACCACTTAATGGTATTCCACGTGAAGATGGTTTTGATATTACTGTTGCGTCTGAAATCATGGCGATTCTTTGCTTGGCTACTGATATTAATGACCTTAAAGAACGTTTGGCAAATATTGTAGTTGCCTACCGTTATGATCGTACACCAGTTTATGTACGTGATCTTGAAATTGAAGGTGCGCTTACCCTTATTCTTAAAGATGCCATCAAACCAAACTTGGTACAGACAATTTATGGGACACCAGCCTTGGTACACGGTGGTCCATTTGCCAACATCGCTCACGGATGTAACTCAGTTCTAGCTACAGCTACAGCTCTTCGTTTGGCTGATTATACGATTACTGAAGCAGGTTTCGGTGCTGACCTTGGTGCTGAAAAATTCCTTGATATCAAGACTCCAAACCTCCCAACAACTCCTGATGCCGTTGTTATTGTTGCAACACTTCGTGCTCTCAAAATGCACGGTGGGGTAGCCAAAACTGACCTCTCTGAAGAAAATGTTCAGGCCGTTCGTGATGGCTTCGCAAACTTGAAACGTCATGTAGAAAACGTTCGTAAATTTGGTCTTCCAGCAGTCGTTGCTATTAACGAGTTTGTTGCTGATACAGAAGCTGAAATTGCAGCCCTTAAAGAACTTTGTGCAGAAATCGATGTTCCTGTTGAATTGGCTAGCGTTTGGGCTAATGGTGCTGATGGTGGTATTGACCTTGCCAACGCAGTAGTTGATGCTGTTGAAAATGGTAATGCCGACTATAAACGTCTTTATTCTGATGATGATAGCTTGGAAGAAAAAATCACTAAGATTGTTACTGAAATCTATGGTGGTAAATCAGTTGTCTTCGAGAAAAAAGCTAAGAACCAACTCAAACAATTTGCAGAATTCGGTTGGGATAAATTGCCAGTATGTATGGCTAAAACACAATATAGCTTCTCAGATAACCAATTCTTACTTGGAGCACCAGAAGGTTTTGATATCACTATCCGTGAATTTGTTCCTAAAACAGGTGCTGGATTTATCGTAGCTCTTACAGGAGACGTCATGACAATGCCTGGTCTTCCAAAAGCACCAGCAGCCCTCAAGATGGACGTAGCTGAAGACGGAACAGCTGTTGGTTTGTTCTAA
- a CDS encoding phosphopantothenate--cysteine ligase, which yields MKILITSGGTTEKIDAVRGITNHSTGYLGKEIAELFLAKGHQVTLVTTKTAVKPEPKENLKITEITNVESLLKKMEPLVKEHDVLIHSMAVSDYTPIYMTDFAELEDTEDLAQFLHKSNTESKISSASDYQVLFLKKTPKVISLVKQWNPDIQLIGFKLLVNVSKEELFEVARASLKHNKADIIVANDLSDITPNQHIAYLVDEKNEEKVTTKSAIARALFERICHD from the coding sequence ATGAAAATTTTGATTACATCGGGTGGTACCACTGAAAAGATTGATGCTGTACGTGGAATCACAAACCATTCAACAGGTTATCTAGGAAAGGAAATCGCTGAACTTTTCTTGGCTAAGGGTCACCAAGTAACCTTAGTAACGACCAAGACAGCGGTTAAACCAGAACCGAAAGAAAATCTAAAGATTACAGAAATTACGAACGTAGAAAGTCTTCTCAAAAAGATGGAGCCACTCGTCAAAGAGCACGATGTTCTTATACATAGTATGGCAGTCTCTGATTATACTCCTATTTATATGACGGATTTTGCTGAACTGGAGGACACCGAAGATCTCGCTCAATTCTTGCATAAATCTAACACTGAAAGCAAGATATCATCGGCTTCTGATTATCAGGTTCTTTTTCTTAAAAAAACACCGAAGGTCATTAGCCTCGTCAAACAATGGAATCCTGATATTCAATTGATTGGCTTCAAACTTTTGGTTAATGTAAGTAAAGAAGAGCTTTTTGAGGTTGCTCGTGCAAGTCTGAAACACAACAAAGCTGATATTATTGTTGCCAACGACTTGAGTGACATTACTCCAAATCAGCATATTGCCTATCTTGTTGACGAAAAAAACGAGGAGAAAGTTACGACTAAATCTGCGATTGCTCGAGCCTTATTTGAAAGGATATGCCATGACTAA